From Ischnura elegans chromosome 13 unlocalized genomic scaffold, ioIscEleg1.1 SUPER_13_unloc_1, whole genome shotgun sequence, a single genomic window includes:
- the LOC124172596 gene encoding uncharacterized protein LOC124172596, translating into MASNIPNSNAEQFVEERLIPGLLTGSLLQHKELLELLEDVDVRYKRQKSLLHVGVGLGKSDWVEELLARGADTDITDDSQQNALSSAEEMLRQFPDDVERSKVLKLVTLVHRRDQVILHRLAASSSRNTDHLTPVASPECDIASLKSSVDSLRQEMKSLVLQLSSSLEELKAQVCGRDALLRCLEEAVTSKAEDVTSAKLGMGGKASLSQPTSDPARARQECVDVMMRKTRIMYGDGVEEMRRLYERLYDGDEYTACVIKYLCDNDRVKVMVDLNSTSIGRIRKKFLDLDGIKEDGRYFNSFCDFESKTVYFSAKDCSGD; encoded by the coding sequence ATGGCGAGCAACATTCCTAATAGCAATGCtgagcaatttgttgaggagaggctcATTCCTGGATTGCTGACTGGCTCATTGCTTCAGCATAAAGAGCTGCTGGAATTGTTGGAAGATGTCGATGTTCGGTACAAGAGACAAAAATCACTCTTGCACGTTGGTGTAGGACTTGGAAAATCTGATTGGGTCGAGGAATTGCTAGCGAGAGGGGCTGACACAGACATTACAGATGACagtcaacagaatgcattgtCTTCGGCTGAGGAGATGCTGCGGCAGTTCCCTGATGATGTAGAACGCTCAAAAGTGCTAAAATTGGTGACGTTGGTTCACAGGAGAGACCAAGTTATTTTGCATCGTCTGGCGGCATCTTCAAGTAGAAACACTGATCATTTAACACCAgtggctagcccagaatgtgatattgcatctctTAAGTCCTCTGTGGACTCACTGAGGCaagagatgaaatctcttgtgcTACAGCTGAGCTCATCGTTGGAGGAACTCAAGGCGCAAGTTTGTGGACGAGATGCACTGTTGCGTTGCCTGGAAGAGGCCGTGACGTCAAAAGCAGAGGACGTGACGTCAGCAAAGCTTGGAATGGGAGGGAAGGCATCTTTAAGTCAACCTACATCCGATCCGGCCAGAGCTAGGCAGGAGTGCGTGGATGTCATGATGCGAAAGACTAGGATAATGTATGGAGATGGAGTTGAAGAAATGCgtagattgtatgagagactgtatgatggaGATGAGTACACTGCGTGtgttattaaatatttgtgtgaTAATGATCGGGTAAAGGTGATGGTGGACTTAAATTCTACAAGTATTGGAAGGATAAGGAAGAAGTTTCTGGATTTGGATGGGATTAAGGAGGATGGgagatattttaattcattttgtgattttgagagtaAGACTGTGTATTTCAGTGCAAAGGATTGTTCTGGTGATTGA